The Vicinamibacteria bacterium genomic sequence GGCGAGGGACGCGGCCAGTAGCCCCAGGGATGCCGAGGCAAAGGTCACCGCGACCACGACGAGCGCGAGGGCGACGAGCGACCGCCCGAGCGAAATACCGAAAGCCAGGCGACCAACGGCGAAGAGCAAGGTCATCTGGACGAGGCCCATGAGAAAGCGTGAGAGCATCTTACCAACGACCAGCTTCGACTCCGAGACGGGTCCGGCCGCGAGTCGGTACATCGTTCCCCACTCCCGTTCGTCCAGAATCCCGAGGCCCACCCCGAAGAGCATTCCCAGCAGGAGGAACGTTAGTCCGAAGCCGGGAACGTTCTGGTCGAATGTATTGAATGTGGTAGTCCCCCCGTAGACACTCGCTTCCTCGAGTCGGCTGTTCTTTTCGAGGAGGCGGGAGGCGAGCTTGGCCGCGTCTTCCCCAAGGGCCTCGAGATCCACCGTCTCGCCGGCATAGGTCAGGACCTCGACGACGGCAATGCGAGAAGCCACCCGGCTCGTCACGATGCCCGCGTTCGCCCGCTCCACGGCAGCTTGAATCTTGAGCACCTCGAGGTGTTTCACCGGGTCGGTCAAGAGTTGAAGCGCGACATCGTCCGCCGGGTAGCCCTCGGGAATGACGAGAGCCGCGCCCGCGCGGGGAGTTTCCCCTACCAGGCGGCGCGCCTCGTTGACTCCCACTTCGACCACTTCCAGCTCGGCGGCTTCGCGCAGAGTCGCCACGAGCGTGCGAGCGATCTCACCCCCGTCGAGGTCGGTCAGAGGAAGGAGGTGCCGCTCGCTCCGGTACAGGGTCGAAAGGGAGAACCCCGCCGCGGCAATCACCAGGATGGGTGCCAGGAAGAGAAGCAGCAAAGCGATGGCATCTCGGACGAGTAGTCGCAAATCCTTGATTATCAGCAAAATGAGCACTCTCAAGGTTCTCGGAGTATAGCATCATAATACTTGACAAAAAAGTCAGGTTTAATCAGAATTAGAGGCATGAAGGTGACGGCGCAAGAGGAATACGGGATTCGATGCCTACTGCAGCTCGCCCGCAGTGCGAAGGAGGCCAAGCCGATCACCGTCCGGGAAGTGGCCGCTCAAGAAGGCATTTCCGTGGCCTACGCGGAGAAGCTCCTGCATCGCCTTGCCAAGGCGGGGCTCGCCGAGTCGGTGAGAGG encodes the following:
- a CDS encoding ABC transporter permease — encoded protein: MLILLIIKDLRLLVRDAIALLLLFLAPILVIAAAGFSLSTLYRSERHLLPLTDLDGGEIARTLVATLREAAELEVVEVGVNEARRLVGETPRAGAALVIPEGYPADDVALQLLTDPVKHLEVLKIQAAVERANAGIVTSRVASRIAVVEVLTYAGETVDLEALGEDAAKLASRLLEKNSRLEEASVYGGTTTFNTFDQNVPGFGLTFLLLGMLFGVGLGILDEREWGTMYRLAAGPVSESKLVVGKMLSRFLMGLVQMTLLFAVGRLAFGISLGRSLVALALVVVAVTFASASLGLLAASLAPSRDAVLPMGTIGVVVMAAIGGCWWPITIEPLWLQRLAHVFPTAWAMGAFNDLMLRERAFVEVVPSLIALLGFGALYLVFGVRLFRRPGVGA
- a CDS encoding Rrf2 family transcriptional regulator, translated to MKVTAQEEYGIRCLLQLARSAKEAKPITVREVAAQEGISVAYAEKLLHRLAKAGLAESVRG